One genomic window of Arvicola amphibius chromosome 4, mArvAmp1.2, whole genome shotgun sequence includes the following:
- the LOC119812458 gene encoding plasmalemma vesicle-associated protein yields MGLAMDRSPYSRTGDTARGCWYYLRYFFLFVSLIQFLIILGLVLFMIYGNVHATTEASLKATEMRADSLYSQVVELSAMKANLTKQLNISFHAKEAVMQMLLNARRELERLNASFRQCQGDLLTYINYQRFMVAIILSEKQCWEQVKENNKTCEALLFKLGEKTKTLEMEVVKEKAVCAKDKDSMLAEKQRAEEQLSACGKARERQQQEQQVTEEQLRKVQSLCLPLDQDKLHADALSIWRDSLIPRSLDGLAYHYSPLVPDIASLRRMCEQLPTILSNKVDEMARGLRRSIERVTSENAELRRQKLEVERGAQSTQEARARGEAEAKARESQLRAECARQTQLALEEKASLRSQKEGLERELEARKRELEQLRTEVDVRISALDTCVKAKSQPATPPRLFGPPPNPPPIDSASLEDFKKKILESQRLPMVNPAVPPSG; encoded by the exons ATGGGGCTCGCCATGGATCGCAGCCCATACTCCCGCACGGGGGACACGGCTCGCGGCTGCTGGTACTACCTGCGctatttcttcctctttgtgtCACTCATCCAGTTCCTCATCATCCTGGGCCTGGTCCTCTTCATGATCTACGGCAACGTGCACGCCACCACGGAGGCCAGCCTGAAGGCCACCGAGATGCGCGCTGACAGTCTGTACAGCCAGGTGGTGGAGCTGTCGGCCATGAAGGCTAACCTGACCAAACAGCTGAACATCAGTTTTCACGCCAAGGAAGCGGTCATGCAGATGCTGCTGAATGCCAGGCGTGAGCTGGAGCGCCTCAACGCCAGCTTCCGCCAGTGCCAAGGCGACCTG CTCACCTACATAAACTACCAGCGGTTCATGGTCgccatcatcctgagtgagaagcAGTGCTGGGAACAGGTGAAGGAGAACAACAAGACCTGCGAAG CCTTGCTCTTCAAGCTGGGCGAGAAGACTAAGACGTTGGAGATGGAGGTAGTCAAGGAGAAGGCGGTGTGCGCCAAGGACAAGGACAGCATGTTGGCTGAAAAGCAGCGTGCGGAGGAGCAGCTGTCGGCCTGTGGCAAAGCGCGGGAgcggcagcagcaggagcagcaggtgaCCGAGGAGCAGCTGCGCAAGGTGCAGTCCCTGTGTCTCCCGCTGGATCAAGACAAGCTCCATGCGGATGCGCTGAGTATTTGGCGGGACTCGTTGATCCCGCGATCCCTGGATGGTCTGGCCTACCACTACTCTCCGTTGGTGCCCGACATCGCGTCCCTCCGCCGGATGTGCGAGCAACTGCCCACTATCTTGAGCAACAAGGTGGATGAGATGGCGCGCGGGCTGCGCAGGAGCATCGAGCGCGTGACCAGCGAGAACGCGGAGCTGCGGCGGCAGAAGCTGGAGGTGGAGCGCGGGGCTCAGAGCACGCAGGAGGCGCGGGCGCGGGGCGAGGCGGAGGCGAAGGCACGCGAGAGCCAGCTGCGGGCGGAGTGCGCGCGCCAGACGCAGCTGGCACTGGAGGAGAAAGCGTCGCTGCGCTCGCAGAAGGAAGGCCTGGAGCGTGAGCTGGAGGCGCGCAAGCGCGAGCTGGAGCAGCTGCGCACCGAAGTGGACGTGCGCATCAGCGCGCTGGACACCTGTGTCAAGGCCAAG tcGCAGCCAGCCACCCCGCCAAGACTCTTCGGCCCACCCCCAAACCCTCCGCCCATAG ATTCTGCTAGCCTGGAGGACTTCAAGAAAAAGATTCTGGAGTCCCAGCGTCTCCCGATGGTCAACCCTGCAGTCCCACCCAG tgGCTGA
- the Gtpbp3 gene encoding tRNA modification GTPase GTPBP3, mitochondrial isoform X4, with protein sequence MWRGLNALATRAARAPRRLCARRSSGAGSWTPESTIFALSSGQGRCAIAVIRTSGPASGIALRSLTASREPPPARSACLHLLRHPRSGEPLDRALVLWFPGPRSFTGEDCVEFHVHGGPAVVSGVLQALGSVPGLRPAEAGEFTRRAFAHGKLSLTEVEGLGDLIHAETEAQRRQALRQLDGELGQLCRGWAKTLTKALAHVEAYIDFGEDGSLEEAVLEQVDRDVRTLEAALGSHLRDARRGQRLRSGAHVVVTGPPNAGKSSLVNLLSQKPVSIVSPEPGTTRDVLETPVDLAGFPVLLSDTAGLREGVGVAEQEGVRRARQRLEQADIILGVLDASDLASPSCCSFLDTVVAPLVAQSPNSSRQRFLLLLNKSDLLPTSPPASHTALLETPHLLLSCLTGAGLDGLLQALKTELSAVCGDPSTGPPLLTRARHHHHLQSCLDALSHYQATTDLALAAEALRRARRHLNHLTGGGGTEEVLDLIFRDFCVGK encoded by the exons ATGTGGCGCGGGCTGAATGCCCTGGCGACCCGGGCGGCGCGGGCGCCCCGCAG GCTGTGCGCACGCCGGAGCAGCGGCGCCGGGTCCTGGACCCCTGAGAGCACCATCTTCGCGCTCAGCTCCGGCCAGGGCCGCTGCGCCATCGCCGTGATCCGCACCAGCGGCCCTGCCAGTGGGATCGCGCTCCGCAGCCTCACGGCGTCCCGGGAGCCACCTCCGGCCCGCAGCGCCTGCCTGCACCTTCTCCGCCACCCGCGCTCCGGGGAGCCCCTGGACCGCGCGCTCGTCCTCTGGTTTCCAG GCCCCCGGAGTTTCACGGGTGAGGATTGCGTGGAGTTTCACGTGCACGGAGGTCCCGCGGTGGTCAGCGGCGTCCTACAGGCGTTGG GTAGTGTGCCAGGACTGCGACCAGCTGAGGCTGGGGAGTTCACCAGAAGGGCATTCGCCCACGGAAAGCTGAGCCTAACTGAAGTGGAGGGACTGGGCGATCTGATCCAtgcagaaactgaggcccagcggCGCCAGGCCCTGAGGCAGCTGGATGGGGAGCTGGGCCAACTGTGCCGAGGCTGGGCGAAGACCCTCACCAAG GCTCTGGCCCATGTAGAAGCCTATATTGACTTCGGAGAGGATGGCAGTTTGGAAGAGGCAGTGTTGGAGCAGG tggACAGAGACGTTCGAACCCTGGAGGCTGCACTGGGTTCCCACTTGCGAGATGCCAGGCGAGGTCAGAGGCTCCGCTCTGGGGCGCACGTTGTGGTCACTGGACCGCCCAATGCGGGCAAGAGTAGTCTGGTGAATCTTCTCA GCCAGAAACCCGTGTCCATCGTGTCCCCAGAGCCAGGGACCACCCGAGATGTGCTGGAGACGCCTGTGGACCTGGCTGGCTTCCCTGTGCTGCTGAGTGATACTGCCGGGCTGCGGGAAGGCGTGGGCGTGGCTGAGCAGGAGGGAGTGCGAAGGGCTCGCCAGCG gttAGAGCAGGCTGACATCATCCTGGGTGTCCTGGATGCCTCCGACCTGGCCTCCCCCTCCTGCTGCAGCTTCCTGGATACTGTGGTGGCCCCACTGGTAGCACAGAGCCCCAACAGCAGCAGACAGCGTTTCCTGCTGCTGCTCAACAAATCTGACCTGCTTCCCACTAGTCCCCCGGCCAGCCACACTGCCTTATTAGAGACACCGCACCTGCTGTTGTCCTGCCTCACCGGAGCTGGGCTGGACGGCCTCCTGCAGGCCCTAAAGACCGAGCTGTCGGCGGT GTGTGGGGACCCATCCACAGGGCCACCGCTCCTGACCCGGGCTaggcaccaccatcacctccagaGCTGCCTGGATGCCCTGAGCCACTACCAGGCAACCACAGACCTGGCCCTGGCAGCCGAGGCCCTGCGTCGGGCTCGGAGGCACCTGAACCACCTCACAGGAGGAGGAGGCACTGAAGAGGTCCTGGACCTCATCTTCCGGGACTTCTGTGTGGGCAAGTAA
- the Gtpbp3 gene encoding tRNA modification GTPase GTPBP3, mitochondrial isoform X3, with protein sequence MWRGLNALATRAARAPRRLCARRSSGAGSWTPESTIFALSSGQGRCAIAVIRTSGPASGIALRSLTASREPPPARSACLHLLRHPRSGEPLDRALVLWFPGEGLDPGSHSTSDRVSVPSGSPGRAHLLTLLFAVQGPRSFTGEDCVEFHVHGGPAVVSGVLQALGSVPGLRPAEAGEFTRRAFAHGKLSLTEVEGLGDLIHAETEAQRRQALRQLDGELGQLCRGWAKTLTKALAHVEAYIDFGEDGSLEEAVLEQVDRDVRTLEAALGSHLRDARRGQRLRSGAHVVVTGPPNAGKSSLVNLLSQKPVSIVSPEPGTTRDVLETPVDLAGFPVLLSDTAGLREGVGVAEQEGVRRARQRLEQADIILGVLDASDLASPSCCSFLDTVVAPLVAQSPNSSRQRFLLLLNKSDLLPTSPPASHTALLETPHLLLSCLTGAGLDGLLQALKTELSAVCGDPSTGPPLLTRARHHHHLQSCLDALSHYQATTDLALAAEALRRARRHLNHLTGGGGTEEVLDLIFRDFCVGK encoded by the exons ATGTGGCGCGGGCTGAATGCCCTGGCGACCCGGGCGGCGCGGGCGCCCCGCAG GCTGTGCGCACGCCGGAGCAGCGGCGCCGGGTCCTGGACCCCTGAGAGCACCATCTTCGCGCTCAGCTCCGGCCAGGGCCGCTGCGCCATCGCCGTGATCCGCACCAGCGGCCCTGCCAGTGGGATCGCGCTCCGCAGCCTCACGGCGTCCCGGGAGCCACCTCCGGCCCGCAGCGCCTGCCTGCACCTTCTCCGCCACCCGCGCTCCGGGGAGCCCCTGGACCGCGCGCTCGTCCTCTGGTTTCCAGGTGAGGGGCTCGATCCAGGATCCCACAGCACTAGTGACCGGGTCTCAGTCCCCTCCGGGAGCCCGGGCCGTGCCCATCTTCTGACTCTGCTCTTTGCCGTACAAGGCCCCCGGAGTTTCACGGGTGAGGATTGCGTGGAGTTTCACGTGCACGGAGGTCCCGCGGTGGTCAGCGGCGTCCTACAGGCGTTGG GTAGTGTGCCAGGACTGCGACCAGCTGAGGCTGGGGAGTTCACCAGAAGGGCATTCGCCCACGGAAAGCTGAGCCTAACTGAAGTGGAGGGACTGGGCGATCTGATCCAtgcagaaactgaggcccagcggCGCCAGGCCCTGAGGCAGCTGGATGGGGAGCTGGGCCAACTGTGCCGAGGCTGGGCGAAGACCCTCACCAAG GCTCTGGCCCATGTAGAAGCCTATATTGACTTCGGAGAGGATGGCAGTTTGGAAGAGGCAGTGTTGGAGCAGG tggACAGAGACGTTCGAACCCTGGAGGCTGCACTGGGTTCCCACTTGCGAGATGCCAGGCGAGGTCAGAGGCTCCGCTCTGGGGCGCACGTTGTGGTCACTGGACCGCCCAATGCGGGCAAGAGTAGTCTGGTGAATCTTCTCA GCCAGAAACCCGTGTCCATCGTGTCCCCAGAGCCAGGGACCACCCGAGATGTGCTGGAGACGCCTGTGGACCTGGCTGGCTTCCCTGTGCTGCTGAGTGATACTGCCGGGCTGCGGGAAGGCGTGGGCGTGGCTGAGCAGGAGGGAGTGCGAAGGGCTCGCCAGCG gttAGAGCAGGCTGACATCATCCTGGGTGTCCTGGATGCCTCCGACCTGGCCTCCCCCTCCTGCTGCAGCTTCCTGGATACTGTGGTGGCCCCACTGGTAGCACAGAGCCCCAACAGCAGCAGACAGCGTTTCCTGCTGCTGCTCAACAAATCTGACCTGCTTCCCACTAGTCCCCCGGCCAGCCACACTGCCTTATTAGAGACACCGCACCTGCTGTTGTCCTGCCTCACCGGAGCTGGGCTGGACGGCCTCCTGCAGGCCCTAAAGACCGAGCTGTCGGCGGT GTGTGGGGACCCATCCACAGGGCCACCGCTCCTGACCCGGGCTaggcaccaccatcacctccagaGCTGCCTGGATGCCCTGAGCCACTACCAGGCAACCACAGACCTGGCCCTGGCAGCCGAGGCCCTGCGTCGGGCTCGGAGGCACCTGAACCACCTCACAGGAGGAGGAGGCACTGAAGAGGTCCTGGACCTCATCTTCCGGGACTTCTGTGTGGGCAAGTAA
- the Gtpbp3 gene encoding tRNA modification GTPase GTPBP3, mitochondrial isoform X2, which yields MWRGLNALATRAARAPRRWVGQTRCHGGGRCSRPRDIPGRRSVGPSLRGSASGVCLLGYFPAPRLCARRSSGAGSWTPESTIFALSSGQGRCAIAVIRTSGPASGIALRSLTASREPPPARSACLHLLRHPRSGEPLDRALVLWFPGPRSFTGEDCVEFHVHGGPAVVSGVLQALGSVPGLRPAEAGEFTRRAFAHGKLSLTEVEGLGDLIHAETEAQRRQALRQLDGELGQLCRGWAKTLTKALAHVEAYIDFGEDGSLEEAVLEQVDRDVRTLEAALGSHLRDARRGQRLRSGAHVVVTGPPNAGKSSLVNLLSQKPVSIVSPEPGTTRDVLETPVDLAGFPVLLSDTAGLREGVGVAEQEGVRRARQRLEQADIILGVLDASDLASPSCCSFLDTVVAPLVAQSPNSSRQRFLLLLNKSDLLPTSPPASHTALLETPHLLLSCLTGAGLDGLLQALKTELSAVCGDPSTGPPLLTRARHHHHLQSCLDALSHYQATTDLALAAEALRRARRHLNHLTGGGGTEEVLDLIFRDFCVGK from the exons ATGTGGCGCGGGCTGAATGCCCTGGCGACCCGGGCGGCGCGGGCGCCCCGCAGGTGGGTGGGACAGACCCGCTGTCACGGTGGGGGGCGCTGCTCTAGGCCCCGGGACATCCCCGGGCGACGTTCCGTCGGTCCTTCACTCCGAGGCTCGGCGTCCGGGGTGTGCTTACTCGGCTACTTCCCGGCCCCCAGGCTGTGCGCACGCCGGAGCAGCGGCGCCGGGTCCTGGACCCCTGAGAGCACCATCTTCGCGCTCAGCTCCGGCCAGGGCCGCTGCGCCATCGCCGTGATCCGCACCAGCGGCCCTGCCAGTGGGATCGCGCTCCGCAGCCTCACGGCGTCCCGGGAGCCACCTCCGGCCCGCAGCGCCTGCCTGCACCTTCTCCGCCACCCGCGCTCCGGGGAGCCCCTGGACCGCGCGCTCGTCCTCTGGTTTCCAG GCCCCCGGAGTTTCACGGGTGAGGATTGCGTGGAGTTTCACGTGCACGGAGGTCCCGCGGTGGTCAGCGGCGTCCTACAGGCGTTGG GTAGTGTGCCAGGACTGCGACCAGCTGAGGCTGGGGAGTTCACCAGAAGGGCATTCGCCCACGGAAAGCTGAGCCTAACTGAAGTGGAGGGACTGGGCGATCTGATCCAtgcagaaactgaggcccagcggCGCCAGGCCCTGAGGCAGCTGGATGGGGAGCTGGGCCAACTGTGCCGAGGCTGGGCGAAGACCCTCACCAAG GCTCTGGCCCATGTAGAAGCCTATATTGACTTCGGAGAGGATGGCAGTTTGGAAGAGGCAGTGTTGGAGCAGG tggACAGAGACGTTCGAACCCTGGAGGCTGCACTGGGTTCCCACTTGCGAGATGCCAGGCGAGGTCAGAGGCTCCGCTCTGGGGCGCACGTTGTGGTCACTGGACCGCCCAATGCGGGCAAGAGTAGTCTGGTGAATCTTCTCA GCCAGAAACCCGTGTCCATCGTGTCCCCAGAGCCAGGGACCACCCGAGATGTGCTGGAGACGCCTGTGGACCTGGCTGGCTTCCCTGTGCTGCTGAGTGATACTGCCGGGCTGCGGGAAGGCGTGGGCGTGGCTGAGCAGGAGGGAGTGCGAAGGGCTCGCCAGCG gttAGAGCAGGCTGACATCATCCTGGGTGTCCTGGATGCCTCCGACCTGGCCTCCCCCTCCTGCTGCAGCTTCCTGGATACTGTGGTGGCCCCACTGGTAGCACAGAGCCCCAACAGCAGCAGACAGCGTTTCCTGCTGCTGCTCAACAAATCTGACCTGCTTCCCACTAGTCCCCCGGCCAGCCACACTGCCTTATTAGAGACACCGCACCTGCTGTTGTCCTGCCTCACCGGAGCTGGGCTGGACGGCCTCCTGCAGGCCCTAAAGACCGAGCTGTCGGCGGT GTGTGGGGACCCATCCACAGGGCCACCGCTCCTGACCCGGGCTaggcaccaccatcacctccagaGCTGCCTGGATGCCCTGAGCCACTACCAGGCAACCACAGACCTGGCCCTGGCAGCCGAGGCCCTGCGTCGGGCTCGGAGGCACCTGAACCACCTCACAGGAGGAGGAGGCACTGAAGAGGTCCTGGACCTCATCTTCCGGGACTTCTGTGTGGGCAAGTAA
- the Gtpbp3 gene encoding tRNA modification GTPase GTPBP3, mitochondrial isoform X1, protein MWRGLNALATRAARAPRRWVGQTRCHGGGRCSRPRDIPGRRSVGPSLRGSASGVCLLGYFPAPRLCARRSSGAGSWTPESTIFALSSGQGRCAIAVIRTSGPASGIALRSLTASREPPPARSACLHLLRHPRSGEPLDRALVLWFPGEGLDPGSHSTSDRVSVPSGSPGRAHLLTLLFAVQGPRSFTGEDCVEFHVHGGPAVVSGVLQALGSVPGLRPAEAGEFTRRAFAHGKLSLTEVEGLGDLIHAETEAQRRQALRQLDGELGQLCRGWAKTLTKALAHVEAYIDFGEDGSLEEAVLEQVDRDVRTLEAALGSHLRDARRGQRLRSGAHVVVTGPPNAGKSSLVNLLSQKPVSIVSPEPGTTRDVLETPVDLAGFPVLLSDTAGLREGVGVAEQEGVRRARQRLEQADIILGVLDASDLASPSCCSFLDTVVAPLVAQSPNSSRQRFLLLLNKSDLLPTSPPASHTALLETPHLLLSCLTGAGLDGLLQALKTELSAVCGDPSTGPPLLTRARHHHHLQSCLDALSHYQATTDLALAAEALRRARRHLNHLTGGGGTEEVLDLIFRDFCVGK, encoded by the exons ATGTGGCGCGGGCTGAATGCCCTGGCGACCCGGGCGGCGCGGGCGCCCCGCAGGTGGGTGGGACAGACCCGCTGTCACGGTGGGGGGCGCTGCTCTAGGCCCCGGGACATCCCCGGGCGACGTTCCGTCGGTCCTTCACTCCGAGGCTCGGCGTCCGGGGTGTGCTTACTCGGCTACTTCCCGGCCCCCAGGCTGTGCGCACGCCGGAGCAGCGGCGCCGGGTCCTGGACCCCTGAGAGCACCATCTTCGCGCTCAGCTCCGGCCAGGGCCGCTGCGCCATCGCCGTGATCCGCACCAGCGGCCCTGCCAGTGGGATCGCGCTCCGCAGCCTCACGGCGTCCCGGGAGCCACCTCCGGCCCGCAGCGCCTGCCTGCACCTTCTCCGCCACCCGCGCTCCGGGGAGCCCCTGGACCGCGCGCTCGTCCTCTGGTTTCCAGGTGAGGGGCTCGATCCAGGATCCCACAGCACTAGTGACCGGGTCTCAGTCCCCTCCGGGAGCCCGGGCCGTGCCCATCTTCTGACTCTGCTCTTTGCCGTACAAGGCCCCCGGAGTTTCACGGGTGAGGATTGCGTGGAGTTTCACGTGCACGGAGGTCCCGCGGTGGTCAGCGGCGTCCTACAGGCGTTGG GTAGTGTGCCAGGACTGCGACCAGCTGAGGCTGGGGAGTTCACCAGAAGGGCATTCGCCCACGGAAAGCTGAGCCTAACTGAAGTGGAGGGACTGGGCGATCTGATCCAtgcagaaactgaggcccagcggCGCCAGGCCCTGAGGCAGCTGGATGGGGAGCTGGGCCAACTGTGCCGAGGCTGGGCGAAGACCCTCACCAAG GCTCTGGCCCATGTAGAAGCCTATATTGACTTCGGAGAGGATGGCAGTTTGGAAGAGGCAGTGTTGGAGCAGG tggACAGAGACGTTCGAACCCTGGAGGCTGCACTGGGTTCCCACTTGCGAGATGCCAGGCGAGGTCAGAGGCTCCGCTCTGGGGCGCACGTTGTGGTCACTGGACCGCCCAATGCGGGCAAGAGTAGTCTGGTGAATCTTCTCA GCCAGAAACCCGTGTCCATCGTGTCCCCAGAGCCAGGGACCACCCGAGATGTGCTGGAGACGCCTGTGGACCTGGCTGGCTTCCCTGTGCTGCTGAGTGATACTGCCGGGCTGCGGGAAGGCGTGGGCGTGGCTGAGCAGGAGGGAGTGCGAAGGGCTCGCCAGCG gttAGAGCAGGCTGACATCATCCTGGGTGTCCTGGATGCCTCCGACCTGGCCTCCCCCTCCTGCTGCAGCTTCCTGGATACTGTGGTGGCCCCACTGGTAGCACAGAGCCCCAACAGCAGCAGACAGCGTTTCCTGCTGCTGCTCAACAAATCTGACCTGCTTCCCACTAGTCCCCCGGCCAGCCACACTGCCTTATTAGAGACACCGCACCTGCTGTTGTCCTGCCTCACCGGAGCTGGGCTGGACGGCCTCCTGCAGGCCCTAAAGACCGAGCTGTCGGCGGT GTGTGGGGACCCATCCACAGGGCCACCGCTCCTGACCCGGGCTaggcaccaccatcacctccagaGCTGCCTGGATGCCCTGAGCCACTACCAGGCAACCACAGACCTGGCCCTGGCAGCCGAGGCCCTGCGTCGGGCTCGGAGGCACCTGAACCACCTCACAGGAGGAGGAGGCACTGAAGAGGTCCTGGACCTCATCTTCCGGGACTTCTGTGTGGGCAAGTAA